The region TATTCTCCGGCAGGCGTTTCTGCCAGACCATTGGTATTATTAAAGTAATTATTGAAAAGCTTTTGCGGGGTTTTTCCTTCAATGGTGGTTTTAAAACTCCCGAAATTATTGTTTCTGTTGGAAGTAAAATAAATCGTTTTACTGTCCCATCCCCAGCTTTCCATTTCGTCCTTTCCGGTGTGGAAGGTCAGCTGCTTGATAGTTCCTCCGTCTGCGGGCATTACATAAACGTCATAATTGCCATATTGATTAGAACTGAATGCCAGCCATTTTCCGTCAGGAGAAATACGTGGGTTGATTTCTTCACCATCTAAAGCTGTGATCCTAGATGCGTTCCCGCCATTGGAATCTACTTTCCAGAGGTCCCCGTCATAGGCAAAATAAGCGGTCTTTCCATCGGGACTCAGTGAAGGGGTTGATAAGAAATATGATTTTTCCTGCGCTGATATCTGCATAAGAGCAAAGGCAGAGAATAATGAAATAAAGGTTTTTTTCATGGAATAATTTGATATTTATGCAATACTATAAAGCTAATTGGATTGCTTTTTAGGATATAAGTTATATGTGAACGGCTAAAAAAGACAATTTTTTCTCTTTAACAATAAATCAACGGTCTAAAAGCTGTTCTCATAATAACTCAACGACTGCAAATATCTAATTTTTTTGAAAATATCGGAGGCTTTCCCTGTAATTTGTACAGCTGAAAAATCAGAAATAAAAAAAGACCTACATTTCTGTAAGTCTTTTTTGCTCCTCCTGCTGGGCTCGAACCAGCGACCCTCTGATTAACAGTCAGATGCTCTAACCAACTGAGCTAAGGAGGAATGTCCTTTGTTTTAAGTGGTGCAAATATAGGACGAATATTTATACCCTACAAATATTTTTAGAAAAATTTTCAAAAAATTACAGATTTCCTGTAATCGCTTTAAAAATATCACTTCCAAAAATCAACAGCATCAGACCAAGAAGGAATATAACTCCCACCATCTGAGCATTTTCCAATACTTTCTGAGGAACAGGTTTTCCTACAATCATTTCATATAATGTAAATATAACATGCCCGCCATCAAGTCCCGGAATAGGAATCAGGTTAAGGAATGCCAACCAAACAGAGAACATTGCTGTAAAGCTCCAGAACATTGTCCAGTTAATAGAAACAGCCCCGCTTTTCGATTTTTCCACAGGCATATTCTTGATGATCGCAAGAGGTCCTCCTACCTTTTTGTATCCCTGTACTTTCTTGTTGAATACAAGTTTGAACTGTTTAATCTGGTAAGTTAAACTTTCAATACTTCTTGTAAATCCTCTGCCGATAGACTCAGCAAATGTAAAATGCTTTGTCGCTGCATATTTTTCCAGTTGCTTATAAGACGCAATACCTAAGGTTCCTTCCTTGGAAACTTCAAGGGTAAGCGGTTGTACGGCTCCGGATCTTAAAACATCTACATTCAGGGTTTTTCCTGCATTTTTAGTAACGATACCCTGGAATTCATCATAATAACTGATCTTCTGTCCGTTCACAGAAACTACCTGATCCCCAACTTTTAGTCCTGCAGCAGCTGTTTTAGGGTTCACGATCGTGTCTATTACCGGTGCATATCTTGGGGTAAGGAATGCCTTCGGATTCTCATCTCTGAATGCAAGCGCTTTTCCGTCATCATTGGTATTGAAGGTTACTTCTTTTCCGTTTCTTAAAACAGTGATCTTGTCACTCAGTAATATGTCCAATGAAAGCTTATCTAAACTGTTCTGAACCTTTCCGTCCACTTTTAAGATCTTATCACCATCTTCGAAGCCCATTGCCTTTGCCACCTTAGTATAGTGCATAGGAGCGTCTACCTTTGATGTATCAAAAGAAGTCTCACCGTTGAAATAAGAAAGACATCCATAGATGATCCATGCAAGGAAAAAGTTTACGGTAACCCCGCCCAGCATAATAATAAGTCTCTGCCATGCCGGTTTAGATCTGAACTCCCATGGCTCTGCCGGTTTTTTCATCTGCGCAGTATCCATACTTTCGTCTACCATTCCGGCAATTTTTACATATCCTCCGAAAGGAAGCCATCCGATTCCGTATTTGGTCTGTTCAGGATGTTTTCTCCAGTCATTATCAGGAAGTTTTGATATATCGATAGGCACTTCTTCCTTCTTTCCGTTTAC is a window of Chryseobacterium arthrosphaerae DNA encoding:
- the rseP gene encoding RIP metalloprotease RseP; this translates as MEIAIKLFQFILSISILVLLHELGHFLPAIWFKTRAEKFFLFFDPYFSIFSMKKINGKWQYKFLSKNLPDSEVIEVNGKKEEVPIDISKLPDNDWRKHPEQTKYGIGWLPFGGYVKIAGMVDESMDTAQMKKPAEPWEFRSKPAWQRLIIMLGGVTVNFFLAWIIYGCLSYFNGETSFDTSKVDAPMHYTKVAKAMGFEDGDKILKVDGKVQNSLDKLSLDILLSDKITVLRNGKEVTFNTNDDGKALAFRDENPKAFLTPRYAPVIDTIVNPKTAAAGLKVGDQVVSVNGQKISYYDEFQGIVTKNAGKTLNVDVLRSGAVQPLTLEVSKEGTLGIASYKQLEKYAATKHFTFAESIGRGFTRSIESLTYQIKQFKLVFNKKVQGYKKVGGPLAIIKNMPVEKSKSGAVSINWTMFWSFTAMFSVWLAFLNLIPIPGLDGGHVIFTLYEMIVGKPVPQKVLENAQMVGVIFLLGLMLLIFGSDIFKAITGNL